DNA from Geobacillus vulcani PSS1:
ACCGGCTGATTTGGAGATGATGCGTTGGAAGCCAAGGACACCGATGCCGATTTGCATGGACATAATGATAAAAAAGGCCATGAAGGCAGAAACTTGAGACCGTTCCGCGACAGAAGCCATCTTCGTCCTCCTGCAAAATGATCGTCTATTCATCAATATCTCGCTTTTCCTTTGCTTTTTTGCCGTCGAATCGAATCGGTTGCTGCGTTCTGAGTGAGCTTGGCCGCTTCGCTTGGCTTGTAAGCGGAAGACGGATGAGCGCGTCCTTCCAATCCTTCCAACGCGGCGGATACAGCGGCACAAGAAATGGCCGTCCCAGTGAGGTTAACGAAAGCAGATGGGTCATCACAATGCAAAAACAAAATGCCACCCCGAGCAGCCCCCACATTTCGGCAAACAGCAAAAAGGGGAAACGCATCAAGCGAATCGTATTGCCCATTTTGTAGACAGGGGTAGTAAAGGAAGCCAACGCGGCAAGCGCCACCAAGATTAACAAGACATTGCTTGTCAACCCGGCCTCAACGGAAGCCGTTCCAATGACAATCCCGCCGACGATGCCGATTGTTTGCCCGACTTTCGTTGGCAGCCGCGCCCCGGCTTCACGCAAAAGCTCGATGGTCAACTCGAGAAACAACACTTCCAAAATGGGCGGAAACGGAATTTCCTTCCTCGAAGTAATGAGCGTCCCCAACAAATCTTTCGGTATGAGCTCATAATGGTAATTCAACGTCGCGACATAAATAGGTGTAATCAAAATGGAAAAGGCGACAGAAAAAAGACGAATGAGACGAAAAAAAGAAGCAATGGTCCAGTTTAGAAAATAGTCTTCAAAAGATGAAAAAAACTCGACGAGAGTGGTCGGACCGATGAGCGCATGCGGCGAACCGTCCACCAAAATCGCCACTTTTCCTTCCGCTAACACCGCGGCTACTCGGTCGGGCCGTTCCGTGTCAAGCAATTGTGGAAACAGGGAATGCCGGTTGTCAGAAATGATTTGGACGATATAAGAACTGTCAATGATCTCATCAAATTCAATCGCCTGAATGCGCTGCAAGACCGTTTGCACGTTCTCTCGATCCGCAATGCCATCGATATACACCACGGCCAATTTCGTTTGCGATAATGTTCCCACCCGAAACATGTTGACAGTCAAGTGATCCGAGGGAATGCGCTTGCGCAACAAATATAAATTCGTTTCCAATGATTCAATAAATGACTCTTTCGGACCGACGACGCTAAATTCTACTTCTGGAATGGTCAGCGTCCGCTCGAGCGTCTTTTGCGCTTTGACCAGCAATCCGGTTTCATCGGTTTCGTTCAGCCGAATGAGCAAATAGCCTTCGAGCAACTGCTGTTTCATGCCATTCGGGTCAGAGGAAAGATGCACTTCGTCCAATGGCAGGGCATCACATAGATCTTGTAAGGATGAAAAGGGATAATGGATCATATAAGGAAAAATATTCTTAACAGCCATTTCAAGATCGATCATCGGTTCCATGTAGGATACCCATATTCGTTGCCCAGTTGGCTGATTTCGGTACACTTTCGTTTGAAAATCAACGGAACGCCCCAATGTTTGCAGCATGCTCCATACCGATTCGGTTGGGGCCGCCATTTCCTTCTCCCCTTTCTGCGCCTGGTTTTTTTAACCGATTGAGAAAGAGGATGTCCGCCTGCCGTTCGGACATCCCCTCGTTTTGTTATTGCATCGCATTCCGTTGATAAGGAAGCTGATTCGTATACCCTTGGAACTGCTGGTACGTTTGCTGAAGCTTTTGCGGATCGGCGGCTTCAAGTTGATACCATCCTTTTTTGAACATCAAATGGTACAAGTCGCGCTGACAGTTTTGCGTTTCCGTGAAAATATTCATTATATCTTGATATAACGGTTGGTTGCTCGCTTCATGCAAAAAGACGCTGTACGACAACGTCATGTATTTTTCCGTCGTCAACATGTCGTTGAGAAAATCGCGCTCGTTCATTTGCGGTGTTTTCGGCACTTGCGTCTCCGGATTTTGCACTTGTTTCGTGTTCATCGGATGTTCCTCCTTTCACATCACCGGCGGCTGCGGCGGGTTTTGCAAATGGCGCAAAATCATTTCGTAATGGCGCTGATGCATCTGTCCAGCGCGCTCGATCGCCTGCACCACTTCAGGATCGCGGCATTGCGAGGCGAAAAAGTGCGCTTTTTTCGCCGCCAGCAAGTTCCATGACATCATGTCGGAAAAATACAGGGCGTCTTTTGTGGACACCATTTGCGGCGGCTCAGACATCACCGCCTGCGGGTTCATTTGAGGTTGCTGTTGCATGGCTGTTCGCTCCTTTCGTTGGTTGTTCGCTTGTAGATTGTCCAGCGAGTGGAAAGTTATACATAAATAAAAAATAAAACGCCAGGAAAAAACATATTCAATGAGGGCAGAAACATGGTACAATAAGAGATGATGAATGCGTTTCCATACAAGGAGGCTTGCAACAGTGGAACAGCTGATGCGCGACTTTTTTTTGTTCTTGTCCAAAAATAAAACGTTGACCCAGTTGGCGAAGCGATACGGCCTCCGCTTCGGCGCTTCAAGATTTGTCGCCGGTGAGACGATCGAGGAAGCGGTGCGCGTCATCCGCCAGCTGAACGAAAAAGGGTTGGCGGTCACGGTCGACTATTTGGGTGAGTTTGTCGACAATGAGCAGGAAGCGAATGAGATGGCGCGCCATTGCTTGGAAGCGATTGAGGCGATCAGCCGGGAAAAGCTGAATTCGCAGCTGTCGCTGAAAATGACATCGATGGGGCTGGATATTTCCGATGAACTGGTGATGCGCAACATGCGCCGCATTTTGGACGCGGCGAAAGAGCGCGGCGTGTTTGTGACGATTGACATGGAAGATTATTCGCGCTGCCAGAAGACGCTGGACATTTTTAAAACGTTGAAAAAAGAATACGACAACGTCGGTACGGTGCTGCAGGCGTATTTGTACCGGACGGAACAAGACATTGAAGATTTAAAGCCGTACCGCCCGAACTTGCGGCTTGTCAAAGGAGCCTACAAAGAACCGCCCGAAGTGGCGTTTCCGGATAAAAAAGATGTCGATGAGAATTTTAAGAAGATCATCAAAATGCATTTGTTAAACGGCAACTATACAGCTGTGGCGACGCATGACGACGCCATCATCGAATATACGAAGCAGCTCGTCAAAGAATACAACATTCCCAACAGCCAGTTTGAATTCCAAATGCTGTACGGCATCCGCCCGGAGCGCCAAGTGCAGCTGGCGCGCGAAGGATATACGATGCGCGTGTACGTTCCGTACGGAACGGACTGGTACGGCTACTTTATGCGCCGGCTTGCCGAACGGCCGGCCAACGTGGCGTTTGTCATCAAAGGCATGTTCCGCAAGTGACGCCCGCCCGGCAACGAGAGAACTGTGTCGAAAGCCCGGCCGATAGGCGGACAAGTCCGGCAAACAGGGGACAGGCGCCGTTGGGCGTCAGTCCCCTTGCATGTTGTGCTTTTTGTATTGCTGGTTTTGGCTTGTTCGCTTGCCGCCGCCGTCGGCTTCGACCGTCGGGCCGGCGTTTCCTTTGACGCTCGCGGCGCTGACACCGCGTTCAGACGGATTTTTTTTCAACCGGGCCATGATCTTCACCTCCTGTTTGTATTATGGGCCAAAATCGAGCAGTGAGTCGGGAAAAAATGTGCGCAAATATATTGCGAAAATTACCAACATACTATATATTTAGGTATAGAGAACGTTTTCAACGATATTTTTTTCGCCAGAAAATGAATGATCATTCATTCAATGGTGTGAGGGGGAACCGAAATGACAAAACGCATTCGGCGCGCCGCGGTGCTGGGGTCCGGCGTCATGGGATCCGGCATTGCCGCCCATTTGGCGAACGTCGGCATTCCAACGCTGCTGTTGGACATCGTGCCGCGGGAATTGACGAAAGAGGAAGAAGCAAAAGGTTGGACGCTCGAGCATAAACAAGTGCGCAACCGCCTTGCCAACCAGGCGCTCGAGCGGCTGCTCAAGCAAAAACCGGCGCCGCTCATGTCCAAAGACAACATCGCTTTGATTGAAACGGGCAACTTCGAGGATGACTTCCACCGGCTCGCGGAAGTCGATTGGATCATTGAAGCGGTCGTGGAAAAGCTGGAAGTGAAAAAAGAAGTCTTCGCCCGTGTGGACGAGGTGCGGACGCCGGGGACGATCGTCAGCTCGAACACCTCCGGCATCTCGATCGCCGCGATGGCCGAAGGGCGGTCGGAAGACTTCCAAAAACACTTTTTAGGCACGCATTTCTTCAATCCGCCGCGCTATTTGAAGCTGCTGGAGATCATCCCGACGGAGCATACCGATCCGGATGTGGTCGCCTATATGAAATCGTTCGGCGAAGACGTGCTCGGCAAAGGCGTCGTGCTGGCGAAAGATACGCCGAACTTCATCGCCAACCGGATCGGCACGTATGGCTTGCTCGTCACCGTCCGCGAGATGATGCAAGGGGGCTACAGCGTCGGCGAGGTCGATTCGGTGACGGGGCCGCTCATCGGCCGGCCGAAAAGCGCGACGTTCCGCACGCTTGACGTCGTCGGGCTCGATACGTTTGTGCATGTCGCCAACAACGTATATGAAAACGTCGAAGGGGAAGAAAAAGAGGCGTTCCGCGTGCCGGAGTTTATGAAAACGATGCTTGACAACGGCTGGCTCGGCAGCAAATCCGGACAGGGCTTTTTCCTCAAGCAAGGAAAAGACATTCTCGAGCTGAACTACATCACGATGCAGTACGAGCCGCGCAAAAAGCTGGTCACCCCGGCGGTGGAGATGGCGAAGCAGGCGAAAGGAACGGCCGCCAAGCTGCAAGCGCTCGTCTATGCCGACGGCGACCGCGCCGGCACGCTCCTTTGGAACATCATGGCGCCAACATTGCTATATGCCGCCCACCTTGTCGGGGAGATCGCCGACGACATCGTGGCGATCGACCGGGCGATGAAGTGGGGGTTCGGCTGGGAGCAAGGTCCGTTTGAGCTATGGGATGCGATCGGCCTCGAGAAATCGGTGCGCAAAATGCAGGCGGAAGGGCGCGACATCCCGGCGTGGATTACGGACATGCTCGCCGACGGAGCGACCTCGTTCTATCAAACGAAAAACGGCCAGCTGTTCTATTATGCGACCGGCGGATATAAAACAGTAGAAGAAAGCGAAAAAGTCATCCACATCCGCCGGCTGAAAGAAACGCGCGGGGTTATCAAGAAAAACGCCGGCGCAAGCCTCATCGACCTCGGCGATGACGTGGCGCTTTTGGAGTTCCATTCGCCGAACAACGCGATCGGCGCGGACATCGTTTTCATGATCAACGAGGCGCTTGAGGAAGTGAACCGCAATTACAAAGGATTGGTCATCGGCAACCAAGGGAAAAACTTCTGCGTCGGCGCGAACTTGGCGATGATGCTCATGGAAGCGCAAGACGAAAACTTTTTTGAATTGGAACTTGCCGTTCGCCAGTTCCAGCAAGCGCTTCTTCGCATGAAATACAATCCGAAACCGGTCGTCGTCGCGCCGTTTGCCATGACGCTCGGCGGCGGGGCGGAAGTGAGCTTGGCGGCTTCGCGCATCCAAGCGGCGGCGGAGACGTACATCGGGCTCGTCGAAGTCGGCGTCGGCTTGATTCCGGGCGGCGGCGGCAACAAGGAGCTGTACATCAAACGGTTGAACAGCCTGCCGCGCGGCGTGGACGTCGACTACGTCAAAATCGCGGCCGGCGTATTTGAAACGATCGCCATGGCGAAAGTGTCGACATCGGCGGCGGAAGCGCGCGAGCTCGGCTTCTTGAATCACCGCGACGGCATTACGATGAACGGCGACCATCTCCTGCATGAAGCGAAACAGGCCGTGCTCTCGCTGTATGAGGAAGGATACCAGCCGCCTGTAAGGAAGAAAGTGCCGGTGGCCGGCGAAAGCGGCTATGCGGCCATGCTGCTGGGCGCGCAGTCGATGTTCCATTCCGGCTACATCAGCGAGCACGATTTGAAAATCGCGAAAAAGTTGGCGTACGTCCTAGCGGGCGGCAAAGTGCCGTACGGGACGGAAGTCGACGAGCAATATTTGCTCGATTTGGAGCGCGAGGCGTTTTTGAGCCTCATCGGCGAACCAAAGACGCAAGCGCGCATGCAGCATATGCTTGTGAAAGGAAAACCGCTCCGCAACTAACGCGGGGAAGATCAAGGGGGGATCGGCGTGAGAGAAGCGGTCATTGTCGCAGGCGCACGCACACCGGTCGGCAAAGCGAAAAAAGGAACGCTCGCCCATGTGCGGCCGGACGATTTAGGGGCGCTCGTCGTCAAAGAGACGTTGAAACGGGCAGGAAATTATGAAGGAAACATTGATGACCTCATTATCGGCTGCGCCATGCCGGAGGCGGAGCAAGGGCTGAACATCGCCCGCAACATCGGCGCGCTCGCCGGGCTGCCATATACGGTGCCGGCGATCACGATCAACCGGTATTGCTCGTCCGGCTTGCAGGCGATCGCCTATGCGGCGGAACGGGTCATGCTCGGCCATTCCGACACGGTCATCGCCGGCGGGGTCGAATCGATGAGCATGGTGCCGATGATGGGGCATGTCG
Protein-coding regions in this window:
- a CDS encoding spore germination protein, which translates into the protein MAAPTESVWSMLQTLGRSVDFQTKVYRNQPTGQRIWVSYMEPMIDLEMAVKNIFPYMIHYPFSSLQDLCDALPLDEVHLSSDPNGMKQQLLEGYLLIRLNETDETGLLVKAQKTLERTLTIPEVEFSVVGPKESFIESLETNLYLLRKRIPSDHLTVNMFRVGTLSQTKLAVVYIDGIADRENVQTVLQRIQAIEFDEIIDSSYIVQIISDNRHSLFPQLLDTERPDRVAAVLAEGKVAILVDGSPHALIGPTTLVEFFSSFEDYFLNWTIASFFRLIRLFSVAFSILITPIYVATLNYHYELIPKDLLGTLITSRKEIPFPPILEVLFLELTIELLREAGARLPTKVGQTIGIVGGIVIGTASVEAGLTSNVLLILVALAALASFTTPVYKMGNTIRLMRFPFLLFAEMWGLLGVAFCFCIVMTHLLSLTSLGRPFLVPLYPPRWKDWKDALIRLPLTSQAKRPSSLRTQQPIRFDGKKAKEKRDIDE
- a CDS encoding spore coat protein, with the protein product MNTKQVQNPETQVPKTPQMNERDFLNDMLTTEKYMTLSYSVFLHEASNQPLYQDIMNIFTETQNCQRDLYHLMFKKGWYQLEAADPQKLQQTYQQFQGYTNQLPYQRNAMQ
- a CDS encoding proline dehydrogenase family protein, which codes for MEQLMRDFFLFLSKNKTLTQLAKRYGLRFGASRFVAGETIEEAVRVIRQLNEKGLAVTVDYLGEFVDNEQEANEMARHCLEAIEAISREKLNSQLSLKMTSMGLDISDELVMRNMRRILDAAKERGVFVTIDMEDYSRCQKTLDIFKTLKKEYDNVGTVLQAYLYRTEQDIEDLKPYRPNLRLVKGAYKEPPEVAFPDKKDVDENFKKIIKMHLLNGNYTAVATHDDAIIEYTKQLVKEYNIPNSQFEFQMLYGIRPERQVQLAREGYTMRVYVPYGTDWYGYFMRRLAERPANVAFVIKGMFRK
- a CDS encoding YuzL family protein is translated as MARLKKNPSERGVSAASVKGNAGPTVEADGGGKRTSQNQQYKKHNMQGD
- a CDS encoding 3-hydroxyacyl-CoA dehydrogenase/enoyl-CoA hydratase family protein, yielding MTKRIRRAAVLGSGVMGSGIAAHLANVGIPTLLLDIVPRELTKEEEAKGWTLEHKQVRNRLANQALERLLKQKPAPLMSKDNIALIETGNFEDDFHRLAEVDWIIEAVVEKLEVKKEVFARVDEVRTPGTIVSSNTSGISIAAMAEGRSEDFQKHFLGTHFFNPPRYLKLLEIIPTEHTDPDVVAYMKSFGEDVLGKGVVLAKDTPNFIANRIGTYGLLVTVREMMQGGYSVGEVDSVTGPLIGRPKSATFRTLDVVGLDTFVHVANNVYENVEGEEKEAFRVPEFMKTMLDNGWLGSKSGQGFFLKQGKDILELNYITMQYEPRKKLVTPAVEMAKQAKGTAAKLQALVYADGDRAGTLLWNIMAPTLLYAAHLVGEIADDIVAIDRAMKWGFGWEQGPFELWDAIGLEKSVRKMQAEGRDIPAWITDMLADGATSFYQTKNGQLFYYATGGYKTVEESEKVIHIRRLKETRGVIKKNAGASLIDLGDDVALLEFHSPNNAIGADIVFMINEALEEVNRNYKGLVIGNQGKNFCVGANLAMMLMEAQDENFFELELAVRQFQQALLRMKYNPKPVVVAPFAMTLGGGAEVSLAASRIQAAAETYIGLVEVGVGLIPGGGGNKELYIKRLNSLPRGVDVDYVKIAAGVFETIAMAKVSTSAAEARELGFLNHRDGITMNGDHLLHEAKQAVLSLYEEGYQPPVRKKVPVAGESGYAAMLLGAQSMFHSGYISEHDLKIAKKLAYVLAGGKVPYGTEVDEQYLLDLEREAFLSLIGEPKTQARMQHMLVKGKPLRN